Part of the Candidatus Methanogranum gryphiswaldense genome, CAGCTGATATGGTACTAGATTCGGTAAGACAGGGAGGTCAGATAATATTCATGGGCAATGGTGGATCATCTGCTGATGCTCAGCATATCGCGGCCGAATTCTCTGGTAAATATGCTTTTGACAGACCGGCAATGGCAGGGGTATGTCTTTCAAATATCGCGCCCGTGACAGCAATAGGTAACGATTATTCATACGATCTTGTTTTTAAGCGTCAGATAGAGGCCATATGTAGGAAAGGCGACATCGTTGTTGGGTTATCCACTTCAGGTAATTCTAAGAATGTGATACTGGCAATGGAAGCAGCTAAGAAAAAGGGTGCCAAGACGATTTCTTTTACAGGAGACCAAGGTAAGATGAGAGAGATGGCAGATTTGGCCGTAATCATCCCAACAAAGGAAACTCCCAGGGTCCAGGAAGGATATCTTGTCGCTTGTCATACCATGTGCGGCATTGTTGAACGTGAGATGTATGGCGAAAAGACGGTGTTAGTGGATCGAGACGGCACCATCGTCATGGATGTTCCATATTGCGCCGATCCAGATAAGATTCAACTTTTACCGGGTTCAGCTAAGGGCATTAAACAGCTTAACGATGCTGGATACAAAGTCATTGTTGTGACAAATCAGTCAGGCATAGGAAGGGGCTTGGTAACTCATGAGGATTTGGCAAAGGTCCACGAGAGACTTTGTCAGCTCATAGAGGCCGAGGGAGGGCATCTTGATGGCATATATTATTGTCCGCACCATCCTGATGATAATTGTGGATGTCGTAAGCCTGCCATAGGGATGGGAGAAAAAGTTTTCATAGAACATCCTATCAATCCAACTGCATCATACATGATTGGAGATTTTGATCGTGATGTTCAATTTGGAATGAAATTGGGTTTAAAAACATTCTTAGTGGATGAAAAATTCACATTTGTAGAGGCTGTAAAAGAAATCCTTAAAGATTAATTCTCGATCGAGGAATTTTTTTTATCGCAGATATAAAATAATGGTTCCATGTTCCTACATTCGGTATTTTATGGTCGGAACATGTACAGTGGTCATTCCAACATATAACGAAGAGAAGAACATCGTTAATATGGCTAAATGTCTCAGGGAACAATATCCTGATTTTTATATAACATTCATGGATGACAATTCCACTGATCTTTCCAAGCAATTGATAGAGGAATTGGCGGATCCGAAAACCAAACTTGTGACCAGAAAGCCCGAGGAAAGAGGATTGGCCGCAAGTGTATTGCAGGGTATTGTTGAATCGGATACAGATTATTTTATGACGATCGATTGTGATTTTCAGCACCCTCCGAGTGCATTAGGGGAAATGTTCCAGAAGATGGAATGCGGATGTGATCTCTGCATCGGTGTAAGGGAAGACAGATTTGCACTGGGATTTGTTCGTTGGGCTGGTTCCTGGGGATTTAACATCTTTGCAGATCTATATCTGTTGTGTCACAGAAAGAAGATTTCCAGGGATGTTATGAGCGGGCTTATCGCAGGCAGGACGGATATTTTTATTCCCGTCATAAAAGAGAATTGGGGAGAATTAGAGATGCAGGGGTGGAAAGTACTTCTGGATCTTCTTAAGTTTGGGCCTCGTGATTTGAAAATTTCAAAAATATATTATAAGTTTGGTAAAAGAGTAGAGGGAGAATCTCATATAAGCCCTCGCGTTGTAGCCACCACTTTTCATCAATGTGGTGTGTTTGGGAGATTCTGTTCAAAGGTGTATTGTAAGATCAAAAAGATAAAATGAAATCATAATGTCGATTCTGGGGGTTTATGATCTTTTCCCCTCCAGGACCTGACACCATCTGGATCGAACATAAAGTCTGTAAGTTCGGCTCCTGCTTTCTTCAGGGCTTCTGCGACTATTGGTTTTTTATCGTATTTACAAATGAAGTACATGAATCCACCACCGCCGGCACCTGATACTTTCCCTCCGATGGCTCCGTTATTTTTTGCTATGTTATAGAGCTTATCGATATGCTTATTCGATACATTGCTGGAAAATTGTTTTTTATATCCCCAAGATTCGTCGAGCAATTTTCCTGTTTTCTCAATGTCTCCGCTTCTTAGGGTCTCGCCTATATCAACGGCTAATGCTTTTGAATGGTCAAGGGCATCGATATTGGATCCTTTTATTGACGATTCGACCTGTGTATTGATAATGTCTGCCGATTCTCTGGAAATCTTTGTATAACAGAGTACCGAACGGCATTGGAGTTCATTTACTATGTTTCTCTCTATGTGAACAGGTCTGACCTTTACACAGTTCCTATCAATGTCTATAAAATTGAATCCTCCGAAAGCGGCCGCATATTGATCTTGTTTGCCGCCTTTGAGTCCGATCACTTCTCTTTCTAGATGATAAGACAAGCCAGCTATCTCATCTTTGGTCATATCTTTGTCAATCCAATTGGCAATCGCGGAGATCATGGCCACCATCATGGTGGATGAGCCACCTAAACCAGAGCCAGCCGGTACATCAGAGTGGATAAGCATTTTAAAACCATGATCAAGTTCAAAATAGTTAGCGACGGCCTTTATAAGATCCATATTTCCATCTAGTTTAAGTGGTCCGTTCTTTAACGAGGCTTTGTATCTGCCATAATAGCGAGATTCAACCGTCATTTCTTTACCGCTGACCGGTGTTAAGGTGCAATACGCATACTTGTTGATAGTGGTATTAAAAACGCATCCTCCTTTTTCTGATGCGTAAGGATCGACATCCGTCCCCCCTCCTGCAAGACCTATCCTGAGTGGTGCTTTTGACCTTATGTATTCCGTCATCTGATTCCCATCCAAATTAGGAGGCGGCGTCTGAATGCGAGGGCCTCCATGCATCCCATTTATTGTGCCTGTATGGCTAAAGGTAATAAAGATTATTGCTCAAAATATTCTTTTAATTATGTCCGTTTTTCAATGATATTATAATTTTAAGATTCCTAGAAGAACGACTATATCAAATACGGGCACGAATATTCGCGTCTAGGAGAGTGTGAATATGCACGTAATTTCCTTGATAGTCAAGAATGAGTTCGGCGTTATGCAGAGAGTAATGGGTGAGTTCACCCGCAACAAAATCAACGTCGAGACCATAGTAGTTGGAAAATGTGAACTTTCCGGAAAATCAAGGATGGTGCTCTCTGTGATAGGTAAAGAGGCAGCAGAGACCGCAATCGGTAGGCTTCAGAAACTTCAGGATGTTTATGAGGCTGAACTGATCCCCGAGTCGGGGCAGTCAGCATATGCCCTTATTTCCACTTCCAATGGCAACGTAGGTGTTGTTGGAGGTTCAGCACAGGTTGAGGAGATAATCGATCGTAGTAAGCCTGAAAAATACGTTAAGGCTTTGAATGCACTTTAATTTAGGTTAATATAGTAATCACGGAGGAATAGTAATGGATAAAACAGAGTTTATCTGGTTAGATGGAAATCTTGTTAAATGGGAGGATGCGCGCGTCCACGTTCTTGCTCATGCTTTGAATTATGGAACTGGGGTCTTTGAGGGGATAAGGGTCTATCAGACACCAAAAGGTCCTGCCATATTTAGATTAAAGGACCATGTTAGAAGACTTATGGATGGTTGCAAGGTCATGGGTATAGATCTTGAATTCGGAGGTAAGACATATGGGTTCGAAGATCTTATGGAAGTTATAAAGAACACAGTTAAGGCGAACAAGAATGTCGATTATGTTAAGCCTTGTGTTTTCCTTTGCGGGGAAGAGGTTGGACTTAATCCGGTCGGTGTTCCTGCTAGTCTTGCGATCACTTGCATCCATATGGGTGCCTATTTGGGTAAGGCAGGAAGCGATGGAGCGAAGGTTATAACATCCTCATGGCAAAGGCCCGACAATCTTTGTGGTCCTGCAGGAGCCAAGGTCAATGGCGCCTATGTCACATCATGTCTTGCAAAAAGAGAGGCCGTTCGTCAGGGAGCCAATGAAGCAGTCATGCTGAACTCGGTTGGTCATGTTGCAGAGTGTACGGGTGAGAACATTTTCATCTACAAATATGGCAAGATCCTAACTCCCTCTTCTGCAGAATGTATATTGGAAGGAATAACCAGGAAGTCGATAATAGAGGTCGCGCGCGACATCGGCTATGAGGTTCAGGAGACAGAGGTCACAAGAACCCAGCTTAACACAGCTGATGAAGTTTGGATGACCGGAACCGCAGCGGAGGTCGTTCCCGTGACAATGGTCGATGGAAGGATCGTTGGAGATGGAAAGGTCGGAGATGTTGCAAAGAAGATCCATTCAAAGTTTCACGACATTGCTACAGGCAAGGCTCCCGAGTATGCCGACTGGTTAGACTACATAAATTGAAATTTAACTAAACCACTTAATTTTTTTGATTTAATTATCTCATGAGATCATGTCTTTAGGATTACGTTTGAAAACATAATATTTACTAAAGATCCAATTCAATGCTATCTCGAGTATGCTGGTGGTAATCTTTGCCATGAATCCTGCAGTTCCAAACAGACTTTGATCAAGTCCGAGATCGTACAGTATCGGGAATAGGATTATAGCTATGACACCAGTAAAGATTCTTGCTCCGCAAAATGAACAGAATTCCTTTGCCAATACTGTTTTTTCTGTACATCTGCTACAGAAAACAATCCATTTGTTAACTGCAAAAGCGAAAAAGAGTCCGCAAATCCAAGAAAGTATGTTACTGACGTTCAGTTCCATACCGAGCCATACAAACAATGCGTAGGTCAGCCATGCTACAAGTGTGGTAAATCCCCCACATATTATGTAGAGTATGGCTTCTCTATGTTTTTCCATAAGACCGCCTGTATAGTTCATTCAGTGGCACCGCCTTAGGTAGCAGATACAGTCAACCAATAAAAGACATACGTTCACATGTCAAGACGGAATATATTAATCGGATGTCGTCATGACACGAGACAGTATGGACAGAAAAATCGGCCTGGTAGTAGCTCTGGTGATTTCGGCGATAATGGTCATCTTCGGAGTGATCAATGTGTTGCCAATTATTTCCACAGTTGCATTAATAGCAGCGATATGCATGGTTTTTCTTTTGTCCTCCCGTGATGTTGTTGTGGATCCGACTATTGCATTATTGGCGGTAGCAATGATCGTAGTAGTATCGATAATCTCTTTTGCATATCCATATGTTCCAGATACAGTTAATCGGACTATATGGGGCCATGTAATGGGCATATTTTATTGGATGGCGGCATATCCGGTCTCTTTCCTTATACTCGAGGTATTGGTTGTAAAAACTGGAGCAAGGTATAATTTCCCGCTGCTTGCAGGATTACCTATATTCCTTACTTGTGCTCAGGAGGCAATAGCTTGGGTCATAGTATCTTTCCTTTGTCATTCACAAATTGATGCTGGGCAGTTCTCAGCTATCGAACTCATAACATCAATGTTCATGAGCATTGTTTTGTCGGCCTTAGCAGCGATTGTTGTTTGGAAAGTTGTAAGGAAGAAACATTTTGTTCTGAATGATGAGACCATTGGGGTGAAATAATGAAAGTTTATACTGAAGAAGATGGTAAAAAAGCAAGTCTTCTGATGTTATTGATGATAATTTTATCGTTTGGATTTTTCCTCATAATGGTAAAACTTGGGTTAGCTCCAGGATTGGAGGCAGGGCATCCTCCAGAGTACCTTACGGCGACATTCATCGCAGTAGGGTTTGTCCTTTCCGCTCTTCCGATTATGTGGTATTTTGACATAGTAAGGATGCCACTTTGGTTCACGGTATTACTTACGGCTAATTTGTATTATTATGCAGTGTCGATGTTTTTTGGAATGTATCTGCGTATTGTATGGTGGGGAGATGTGGCACATTGCATATCATCGGTATGTGTATGTGCTTTGGTGTTTTTGTCTCTCTGCATATTGCAGGCAAATTCTCCCAAGCATGTGACCCTGGGATCAACAAAAGGTATTCTTGTTTTAGTTCTTTTGATTGGAATATGTTTCGGTGGTCTGTGGGAGGTCATGGAAGGATATGTTGATATAATAACGGGTACAAGTTATATGGTGTACGGTATCTGGGACAGTCTAATGGACATCAGGGCAGACACAGGTGGTGCAATAATAATGGCCATTATTGGTTATGTGTTGCTCAAGAAGCATACTCCTGAGGAGATCGCTTCGACGACTAAGGTACGTTTTGCACGCAAAAAGAAATTGAACTGATCATTTGATATTGTGTGAATTTCTTTTGTCATATTCCCCGGACAATACTTTTGAATAGACACATTCTATTTTTGGAATAAGGTCATCCCATCTGTATATTTGAGATTGTTCAGCGGCCATTTTTCCCATTATTTTGCGTTTGTTTTCATCTGAAAGTAAGGAATTAATGGCATTTGCAAGGGCTTTCGGATCCTTAGGTGGGACCGGAATCCCGCAATTCTTTACAGTATCCGGAAGTCCATTCACGGTTGTGTACACTATTGGTTTTCCATATGAGATAAGTTCAATAGCAGCAAGTCCAAGGGATTCGAATATAGAGGGCATTATAAAAAATTTACAAGATCTCATCAATCTTTCTTTTTCCTCATCGCTCACCCATCCTTTCATTTCAATTTTATTTTCAAGACCCAGCTTTTTGATCTGTTTGAAAAGTCTGTCTGACTCAGGTCCTTTTCCACACATGATAAGCTTACAGTTCACATCCTTCATCGCCGTGACGAGGTATTCTAAGCCTTTGGTTTTGACCTGTCTTCCTAGGGATAGGATGAAATCACTTTCTGAGCTATCATCAAGTTCTGGATATTTGGATAATCCAGTTTGTATTGTAGTAACGTGTTCCTGTGAATATCCGCGAGAGACAAGATCGTTTCTCACGAAATCACTAACAGCGATAATATGATCGAATGTGTCAAGACACGACTTGAATCTATTATCATTTATTTTTGAAAGGTTTGCCTGAAATCCAATTCCTTCTCCCCAGACATTATGATATGTAAATACCTTTTTTCCGTCATATTTTTTCAAGTCATTCGTGTAGCTGGGGGCCCATCTGTAATTAAAGTTTACAATGTCTGGATCTATCGTATTTATGGCTTCTAAGATTCCTTTTGATGTAACAAAAGGTGGATTGTATATGTTGACATATCTTGATTTTAGACGAACTATCCTGTAACCGTCTGCGGTCTTCTCTTCATCTGGTGTATTTGGAAGTTTGCTTGTTAGAATTGTGACATCATGACCGTTTTTTGCAAGTAATCTGCTTGTATCATGCATTCTATGTTCAATTCCTCCTTCGAATGGGTAGAAAAAGGGGTTGATGTCAATTATCTTCATGTATCTAAGCCTTCTTTTTTCTTATAAATCATTGAAATGATGAAACTAACGGCTATGACCATAAATATGAAGACCAAAGTAATGGTGGATGCCATTTCACTACTGAAATATTTGTAGAATATATTGCTCATCAACATTATCAGTCCGTATTTGACCACGCATCCTATTATGATGTATGCCAATGATTTTTTTAGATTCCATTTCATTATTGCAATAAATGCTCCAGCAAACGGTATCATTGGGGCTACACGGTTCAGAAGTAGAAGTCTTTCATCTCCAAGTACAAGAAATCCAGTATATTTGGTCGCAATCTTTTCTATTTTTGCTGGTATCCTTATATTGCTGACAATTATGTAAAGCACCATTATGCCAATTACTTCAGCCAGAACAGCAACGCCCAAAAGTTCTAAACCATAGGTCAGAGTAGGCCTGTACATACAGCCCATGGCAAAGAATAGTTCCGGCAATGTGGGGAATACTAGTGCGTCAAATAAGAATATTAGGAATATACAAAGGAGCATTCCCCATTCGTTATTCCCGAACAAATCATAGAGCCATTCGCCGATATTGATCATTTTCATTCCTTTGAGATCGACTATAGGTAGGTGAGAGAAGAAGAGCTGTTATAAAGGTTGTCAAAGACTCTTTCCTTACAAGATAAATAATAGAATACCATTCTTAAATACGATCAAGTTGAACATGAACCTTCAGTCGATATCATCTTTTTTCAGGAGGCCTCTTGTTCTTATTGTATTTGTGGGGTTGATAGTAAGATTTGTATTGATGCCTTTGGTGACGTATGATTTTGACATATACCATTGGGCACTTATTATTGAGAATATAAACAGTGGAAACAACCTCTATGACTTAGATGGTTATTATTACACTCCCGTTTGGGGATATATACTCGGAGCGCTGTCAGCTTTGGCCAATGGTATCCTAAGTATCGATATCATGGGAATAACTTTCACCGATATGCTTCCGATCGAAGATCTCACATATCGTTTTCATATAGCTACCATAACCAGCATTCAGTTCAACCTATTCATGAAAGTCCCATTGGTAATATGTGATATTATCGTAGGATATATCATATACAAACTTGTTCTCGAACGTACTGGGGATAAAAAGAAGGCAACGTATGGATTTGCACTTTGGTTCCTTTGTCCAATAATAATATACATGTCAGCAGTACAGGCAATGTTTGATACCCTCTCTGCTCTCTTTTTGTTATTGACAGTGTTCATGGTTTACAAAGATAAATGTTTTTTAGCGGGTATGCTTTTTTCAGCTGCGATCCTTCTTAAATTCTTCCCTGCATTCTGTATCTTGGTTTTTATCGGATATATACTTGTTAAACACAAAGAAGACGGTCTTGCAAAAAGGAAATTGTTCGAGGCCATCCTTGGAGCAGCTATCATGCTTGTCGTATTGATAGTGCCACAGATAATAAACGGCCAGGTGGATGATGCATTATCATTCGTTATCGGAAGAGCGTCCAATTCGACGATATCTTCGATGTTATTCACTTTATTCGGTACTACGATCGCAATCTTGGGGATGTTCTATTTCGGATACAGGATGTTCAAAACAAGGACCGAGGATGCGGACAAGGCGCTTTTCCAGAACATATTCATGTCAATATCTTGTGCAATGTTAATATCGATAACACCTCAGTATGTGATCGTCATGATCCCATTCCTTATACTCTACATACTGACCACCGATATACACTATCGTAAGTGTTGGATATTGATCAGCGTGGGTGCAGTCGTTGGAGCGTTCATATTGAACAATTATTCTCTTCTCTGTTCACTTTCCGAATATACTTCCATCGTGGCACCTGATTGGATAATATCCTCGATGCGTGCATTGGAGGGAACTTTATTCGGTGTTACGTATATGAATATCATGAACTCAATTGCGAATATGACACAATATATCGGAATATTGCTAATACTCGTATTCTATTTCTCTGATAAAATTTATGAAAAATACCCTAGA contains:
- a CDS encoding GtrA family protein; its protein translation is MNYTGGLMEKHREAILYIICGGFTTLVAWLTYALFVWLGMELNVSNILSWICGLFFAFAVNKWIVFCSRCTEKTVLAKEFCSFCGARIFTGVIAIILFPILYDLGLDQSLFGTAGFMAKITTSILEIALNWIFSKYYVFKRNPKDMIS
- a CDS encoding glycosyltransferase family 4 protein, encoding MKIIDINPFFYPFEGGIEHRMHDTSRLLAKNGHDVTILTSKLPNTPDEEKTADGYRIVRLKSRYVNIYNPPFVTSKGILEAINTIDPDIVNFNYRWAPSYTNDLKKYDGKKVFTYHNVWGEGIGFQANLSKINDNRFKSCLDTFDHIIAVSDFVRNDLVSRGYSQEHVTTIQTGLSKYPELDDSSESDFILSLGRQVKTKGLEYLVTAMKDVNCKLIMCGKGPESDRLFKQIKKLGLENKIEMKGWVSDEEKERLMRSCKFFIMPSIFESLGLAAIELISYGKPIVYTTVNGLPDTVKNCGIPVPPKDPKALANAINSLLSDENKRKIMGKMAAEQSQIYRWDDLIPKIECVYSKVLSGEYDKRNSHNIK
- a CDS encoding HAD-IIIA family hydrolase — encoded protein: MNDLILAELKRSSEVIANIDPVHIRKAADMVLDSVRQGGQIIFMGNGGSSADAQHIAAEFSGKYAFDRPAMAGVCLSNIAPVTAIGNDYSYDLVFKRQIEAICRKGDIVVGLSTSGNSKNVILAMEAAKKKGAKTISFTGDQGKMREMADLAVIIPTKETPRVQEGYLVACHTMCGIVEREMYGEKTVLVDRDGTIVMDVPYCADPDKIQLLPGSAKGIKQLNDAGYKVIVVTNQSGIGRGLVTHEDLAKVHERLCQLIEAEGGHLDGIYYCPHHPDDNCGCRKPAIGMGEKVFIEHPINPTASYMIGDFDRDVQFGMKLGLKTFLVDEKFTFVEAVKEILKD
- a CDS encoding kinase → MTEYIRSKAPLRIGLAGGGTDVDPYASEKGGCVFNTTINKYAYCTLTPVSGKEMTVESRYYGRYKASLKNGPLKLDGNMDLIKAVANYFELDHGFKMLIHSDVPAGSGLGGSSTMMVAMISAIANWIDKDMTKDEIAGLSYHLEREVIGLKGGKQDQYAAAFGGFNFIDIDRNCVKVRPVHIERNIVNELQCRSVLCYTKISRESADIINTQVESSIKGSNIDALDHSKALAVDIGETLRSGDIEKTGKLLDESWGYKKQFSSNVSNKHIDKLYNIAKNNGAIGGKVSGAGGGGFMYFICKYDKKPIVAEALKKAGAELTDFMFDPDGVRSWRGKDHKPPESTL
- a CDS encoding branched-chain amino acid transaminase, translated to MDKTEFIWLDGNLVKWEDARVHVLAHALNYGTGVFEGIRVYQTPKGPAIFRLKDHVRRLMDGCKVMGIDLEFGGKTYGFEDLMEVIKNTVKANKNVDYVKPCVFLCGEEVGLNPVGVPASLAITCIHMGAYLGKAGSDGAKVITSSWQRPDNLCGPAGAKVNGAYVTSCLAKREAVRQGANEAVMLNSVGHVAECTGENIFIYKYGKILTPSSAECILEGITRKSIIEVARDIGYEVQETEVTRTQLNTADEVWMTGTAAEVVPVTMVDGRIVGDGKVGDVAKKIHSKFHDIATGKAPEYADWLDYIN
- a CDS encoding acetolactate synthase, with amino-acid sequence MHVISLIVKNEFGVMQRVMGEFTRNKINVETIVVGKCELSGKSRMVLSVIGKEAAETAIGRLQKLQDVYEAELIPESGQSAYALISTSNGNVGVVGGSAQVEEIIDRSKPEKYVKALNAL
- a CDS encoding glycosyltransferase, with the protein product MVGTCTVVIPTYNEEKNIVNMAKCLREQYPDFYITFMDDNSTDLSKQLIEELADPKTKLVTRKPEERGLAASVLQGIVESDTDYFMTIDCDFQHPPSALGEMFQKMECGCDLCIGVREDRFALGFVRWAGSWGFNIFADLYLLCHRKKISRDVMSGLIAGRTDIFIPVIKENWGELEMQGWKVLLDLLKFGPRDLKISKIYYKFGKRVEGESHISPRVVATTFHQCGVFGRFCSKVYCKIKKIK